Within the Tachysurus fulvidraco isolate hzauxx_2018 chromosome 3, HZAU_PFXX_2.0, whole genome shotgun sequence genome, the region CTTCACCTCTTGAATGTTTGAAAGAATTATATTTCTCATTTTGCGAATGTTAATCTCCTGCTGTATAGCCTGAAAAGACACAGCCACCAGTGCACACGTTGCCAAGAAAACCAATGCCCAGACAGACTTCATCCTCAATGTGAGAGGTAGAGAAATTGAGCTGGAGGTGAAGAGATTCACTGCAGTACACTGGTTGCTTTTTCCCCTGTCACTTGGTTTCTCGTTTATCTGTAGACTCCACACTGTAAACTTCTCAATAGCAATGTAAATGGCAGCACTGACGGCATTTCACTCCCTCACTCCACCCTCCTCTTGGGATCCGGGTTTACCTGTCCAACCAGATGCTTGGGTGCAATAATAATGACAGTACAgtgctgaaaaagaaaagaaaaggcttTTTGAACACCTACTGGTcggtcaaataaatataaaaacaaaatgcttgAATTAAATATGCCCTTATTTGTTGTAAACATTTGTGTAGATAGttagaaaaaaatgctttttggACTGGTTTTAAACTATCAATGCCTTTTGACAGCAATAAAACTAATACCCAGATCCATTCAATATTttccaaattaaaatgtatttttttaaaatcagtaTTTACAACTTATATGAATGCAGTAAAagcaaaatgattttttattaaattcacTCTTTTTGACAAGGTACATTCTCTATTTCCCAGCCCGACCACAACTAACGTTATATGTAGGTGCATCGTAAATGTATATACAATTTATTAACCTTGACAACTGCATAACCTATGCATTACGTGAACTGTCCCAAATTACATGACGATCCAACATATCTGAAATCAACCTGctgtagtacagagtgtgtcAAAATACTACATGAGCGCAGCAGGAGCTCTGACCTGTTAAACAAGTTTTTAAAGTACACAGGTTTTGGATTCTGGTAGCAGTATGAACACAAATGtggctgattttattttcattataacGATTACAATAAGGGAAGCTTGAATAGGAGATTTTTGTTGTGTACTTGATTATTCTCTTTAGAAAATAGACCCAGTCTTGCATGTGCTGGTGAAAGGATGAGTCTGTAACAGGTGCAGTTTTTGTCTCTACTGCCTCTCACTGTAGTGTGGCTTTTACACGCATGTGGCTTTTACGCGCATGCAAATGGGTTTTTGAGTATTAATTAATTGGACTGTTTAATAAAGACATGTCCACTACCACACACGAATCTGGAGTATAAACCACACCTTTCGTTTCCAATTTAAATAACTATTAACAGAAGAAACTAAATGAGCCTGAGGTGCAGCAGTTCCCGTTCCTGTCGATAAGCTTGTACAGCCGGTTGCACCACCGATCCCTCGGACAGATTTTAAATTTACCTCTGTTCTCCTTGTGTTTTTCTCATGAAGTTTACCATGAGGCACCTGGGAGTGCTGCTGGGCTCGTTGGTGGCTTTCACCCTACTCCTAATGGTCTTTGTTTACTCGAGGAGTACCTTGGAGTTCGAACTGACCAAGACCAACTATTTCaagaatgtaaataataaagtaaccaGTGACGTGCTGAAGGAGACCAAGAGCAACATTGATGATACCAACAAGAGGCTGAtgcaaaaaaggaaaaggatTCAGGAACTTACAAAAGAAATCAAAGCATTTCAGGAGGCTGCAGATGGGAAAAAAGCCATGCTGAACACATGCAACAATGATCTGGTGAGGAACGGGATGGTTTGGGGGAGTCAACGATAGACCAGAAAAACTAGTAGGCACCTGGTTCATCTACTGCAGTATTAGTGTTTCATCTCTTACTGAATATGCTGGTTTCTAAGAAAAAGTAGTAGTGTAGTAAAAAGTATAGCAATCAAGTTTCCATTCATTGTCACTGAAGTGGTACCCTCAGACATGCACCTTTTGTATAAACAGTTCTGTATGTACAATTTACAAGTACCACCCCAGTGACAAGGGAAGGTACAGATTGGTACTGtatagtttctttttctttttttccaaagTGTATGTCAAATATATTGGGAAAGGAGTTTTCCAAACTCTGTTTAACTTTTCATTACAGAGTCAGATCAAGGCTGAAATTGTTTCTCTAGAAGAAACGAGAAGCAAATCTGACAGTGAGTACCATATTAACTGAGTTCATTTAGAAGGATGTTTGTTAGAACAGTTTCTTTTTAATCCAGTCTTTTGttaatataattacaaaaaGACCATAGAAATGCATTTGCACTTGGTTCAAACTTCTCACCACCACTTTAGTAAAACCTCTCACCACCAGAATAgagctaaattaaaaatgtttgggTGAGGGTTGGGTTGGGTCTCATGTTGGGTTAAAGTACCTCATATTTTCAAACTAGGACACAATAAGACAGGTTACTGTTGTGTGAAATACAGATTATTCTGTGAAATGTTTGAAACTGTTGTTTCTTCATTGATTTCCATCATCAGCTGAGTTTCAACAGAAGAAGTCCGATTTAATTGagcagataaacaaactcaAGACAGAACTTGAGAAACGCAGCAATCTGTGTAACTACATCAACAAGCGCTCCGTAGAGGGGATGTAAGTATATGTTTAAGTGACTGTTTTAATTTTGCACTCTGTTTAAAAAGTGAATCTGTTCTAACTGATTTACCAGTTCTGTTTATGGTTTGTTTGCTTAAGAGTACAGGATGGTTCAGTTGCCCATGAAGCCCTTTTTGTACAAACACTCATTGTCTTATTTGAAGTAGGCTTTTCTGACCCTTGCATTAAATTCGTTTAATATATTAATCTGTGAAAACACATGATAATGCAAGTTATAATAGAATGAACAATGAACAATTAATTCCAAAGAGTTACATTTCCTCTTATAATTAAGCAATTCAagtaatattttctttatttcttattactgTTTCTTAAAACAAATTTCAAAAGTGTCCTGATAATTCCAATTCTAAATCCAGACAGTGCAATAAGATTATCTATGGTTATTATACATGTTATTAGTTAAGTTGGTTGAGTGATTGCCTTGCAAAGCCCAATGCAGATAACCGCCTGAAGAACAGgtgtaaatgcaaatgtgtgCTTATTTCTGGTATTGATACAGTATCTAGATACAAACACTTTGTTAACAAGATGTCTTAATTTGCCTTAGAGATTGAGGTTTGCACCGCCTTCCATCTTGCACTGTCAAGTTTCCATCTGGCATTTTATATTCTGCAGTCTACTCTTATTTTTATCACAACCTGGGTAAACAGTAGATCAGATGGCTGTCAAAGGTTGACCAAATAGGCAAGGAGTACCATAAGTACTTTACCTCATTTTCCTGTATTACTTTACTGCTGCACCTCCATTTGCAGGCAGCATTTCAGCAGTTAATATTTTAGGTGTTGTGCATCGGTGATTAACCGTGTGCTTATGTCTAAGTGTTTTCTAATAGCTTCAGGAATGTGGTATGGTATTTAAAACAAACGCCtagaaaaaaatgctaaaattctgtttaaattttgtttttgtctttcttacAGGAAACTTTGTGGTATTGTAGCTTTTCTACAATCCTAAAGTTGAAGCAGCCTAATGAGAGGCAAAGTCAGGAGCTACAACGATACATGTCAAGAGGTTAAAGCTTTGAGGGCAGAGAAGATAAATAtgaactaaataataaaacaaaacagtgacAACTCAGGgcttaattatatataaatcaaaaggaaaacatgcacaaatacacagtcAGACTTAAATTatgcacagacacaaatacaagtTATACTTGCATAGATTTCATTCTATTACTTGGTCAATCATTAAGTACCCTGATATGTTGtctgcttttcttcttttttctgacATGtgagcttctttttttttttcttcttttttttttgtcatttctgaaTAGATTTTTGTATTTGGTGAACATTCAGTTGCTACATTTGCATATTAAGTATTAAGTTATACATCACATTAAGAGGATTACTACTTATTGTCAACAATGATTTGTgagtacatgtatatgtgtattaaataaatttgtcATGTTAgaaaaggttttctttcttttttctttcttttattttctatttcattcttttcatATTTATGCTGTTTTTCAATGTACATTCTAGAATGTTTTATCCCATTGCAGTTCTTATGATTTATGAACTCATAAGTTATTTATATCTTTGTGGAATAATTGCGGCTGTTCAAATATGCTTTTAAAAAAGTTCTAGGCTTGTAGAACATGTGAAAGATTCATGCACATTTTCTGCATCTGATGGTGTATGCGAGTGGGGCAGAAATCTGCTACATGCATGTTACATGTTAAGTCAGTGAATACCTattagaaggttgtgtgtttaaatcccagctccaccaagtTGCCATCACTGGGCACCTGAACAAGgtccttaatcctcaattgctcagttgtgtaaaatgagataaaatgctATTAATGTATTTTGTAAGCAAAAGAACCTGCTGGGTTTGATAGGCAGTATAGTTCAGTGCTGATTTCAGTAGGGCCATGGCTTTAGGATTTCATCTTTCTTTGCATTCACTCTcgagtatttaaaaaaagaatagttTTCTCATTACTTGAATGTTAATCTGTTGTATATAGCATAAATGGCCATAATCACCACTGTACATATTGCCAAGAAAAACAATGGCAGAGGTAGAGAAAGTAAATAGGAAGTGAGGAGATTCACTGCAGTACAATGGAtgctctttcctctctctctctctctttctctttctctttctctctctctttctctttctctctgtctatgtctcTTGTTTTCTCCTTTATCTGTAGACTCAACAGTGTAGACTTACCATGTTCTCAGTAGACCAGCACTGTCAGTGACCATTTCGGCCTGACGTCATTTTAATCCCTCACTCCACCCTTCATTTGGGAATTGGGTTTACCTGTCCAACCAGATACTTAGGTGTGACTACAGCGACAAGGCAGGGCTggaagaaatgcaaaaaaacagGTACTTATACTAATGGATAGcctgttgttttttaatttttttcttgacAGAACACATAATAACAGACAAGCCTATGAACATACAAGTGGAGCAAGGTGCAAGTTGGAACAAAGCTACTGTTACTTAAAATATTAGAGTAGACAAACTATGTGGGTAATCtgcaataaaaacactgtctTTTTTGAAAGAACAGGCCTTTAGACTCAATACACCTCTGTTACATTCACCCACTGATTgcttaaatttaaataacaatacTGTAAGGTTTTGACTCAACAAGACCAtagaatatttttctttaaaaaaaaattttaaaaaaagattagatttttttttgttataaatacGTTTGGaccattttttaattgtttgttaatGCCTATTGCCGTCAAGACACTGACAtgtgaaggaaaaaataaatagtagaATGAAGATATACATACTTATTCATGGCATCCGCAAAATTCTAAATTCATCATTCAAAATCCAAACAAATTCAGAGCGAATTAAAATCACTTCTAAAAAAATTTCAAGAAAATCACAGTAAAgcaacacaacataaaacatttttaactgtATTTCTTAAGTGTGTTGAATCATATTCATCATACTGACTTACAGAtctaatcatttttttattttcaaattattGCAACTTTCACCATAGTTTTCCCATATGccatgtatgttttatttaattttatttgtacattatttttgtttgtaccattctaattatttttgtaagtaacaaataaaatttgaatgtgAATTTGAATATGAAATTGATACTGCAGCACAGCTGGAACACAGACCGGTTTATCAAGTTAAACAATGGTTTAGTGGGTTGAATGTAACTCATTCTGCAAACGGTGAGGAATTTCTCTTGTGAAACTTTTACGTTTTCTCGTATCTCTCTTGTGAAACTTTTACGTTTCTGTTGCTTGCATGCAGTCGTTTAATAGAGACATGCCCATTGACACTCACGAATCAGTGTTTTAAAGCCACGCCTTACTTAAACAGTAGAAAGTCTGAGTACAACAGTTCCTGTTTGTGGAAAAGTTGTAGAGCTGGTGGAACCACCTCGATCGCTCGCTGTTACAGACGTATATACAtttgcctctctctttcttgcctTTTCCTCCTGAAGTTCATCATGAAGAATTTTGCAGTGGTGCTGGGCTTGATGGTGGCATCCATCATGGGCCTATTGGGCATCATTCACTCAAGGACAAACTTGGTGCAGGAAATGACCAAGAGCAACCACTTGGAGAATGTAAAGATCCAAGTGAGCACTGACTTGCTGAAGGAATTACAGGGAAATATTGCTGAGGCCACTGGTCGGGTGGACGAAACCAAGAAACAAACTGAGGAACTTACAGACAAAGTCAAAAAGACTCAGGAGGCTGCAGATGGAAAAAAAGCTGAGCTGAACACATGCAATAATGATCTGGTGAGGGAAGATATGGATAAGGGTTTGGGGGAGTCAAAGATGGACCAGCAAGATAGACTAGCAGGCAAAACGTTATTACACTTAATTTTCTTGTAGCAATGTATTACTCCTGTAACCTGGTCCATTTACAGCAGTATTAGTGTTTTATCTCTTTCTCAATGTTCAGTCATTGGAGAGTCAAGTTTACTTACTACAGGTATAAAAGATAATGAAAGAGTATGAGCTcagtgacatactgtataaattgACAGTTTAGtacagtttatttttctttcttttattttcttagaGTGTGGCAAGTATACTGGGGAAGGCAGAGACATGCATGTGTAGTAATAATTTATGTCACCGTTTTCCAATGATCTGATCTGTTTTGCTTTTCATTACAGAGTCAGATCAAGACTGAAATTGGTTCTCTGGAAGCAGAGAGAAGCAAAACTGACAGTGAGTACAATATTTACTAAGTTCATTTAGAAGGATGTTTGCTAGAACAGTTTCTTTTTAATCcagatttatgttaaaaaatgcaacaaaaatgcaaagaaaaagtgaaaaggTTATAGATGAATTTGCACTTAAAACCTTTTATTCAAATTGCTCAATTTATGGGTAGAGCTAAGTCCTGGATTAACCTGAAACTCCTAACAATCACAGACATTGTGGCTTGTTGAACACTGACCCCATGTGGCCATGTTTAGTTAAAGCACCCCAAAGTTTTATTGTCAGATGACACATTGTGTCAATGGAaaatgcaatgttttttttaacagattactgttaagtaaaaaataaattattacttCAAACTGTTGTTTCTTCATGGACTTCTATCATCAGCTGAGTTCCAGAAGAAGAAGTCCGATTTGAATGagcagataaacaaactcaAGAAAGAATTTGAGATACAAAGCAAAGTGTGTGACTACATCCAAAAGACCTCTGTAGAGGGGATGTGAGTATATGcttgcagttttatttttacactgtgtttacaAAGTGGATCTGTGCTATTGTTGAAATTTACCGATTCTGTTTATGGTTTGTTTGGTCAACAGGGTGGTACAGTTAGCCATAAAGCTCCTTTTGTACAAACACCCGTTGTCTTATTTGGAGTCTAGACGTTTCTGATTcttaaaacacatttcagttGTCTCCTAAGAGTCTAGGCTGCATGATAAAATCATTTGTGGTGATTACTGTATATACTCGTTCTTAGTTATACTGGTTGGACTAATGACTTTTATAGtcaattgtatttttatttacaatattatcCAACACAAAGTTTCTAAATGGGGCAAAGGTCTGGACTCTGTGGTGACCAGTTCATGTGTGAAAAGTCATATGACTCTTGAGGCCTCTTGTTATATCCAGGCCTCTTGTCATCTTGGAAAAACCTGTTCATTCAGTGTATTCACGTAGTCACCTAGAAAAGACCAATTGAAGGAAACCCATGTCATAACCTCATATCATTGTTTTAACAATTTGATTTCACCAAATGTTTTAGAGATCATTCtcgattttttttccaaactcaTTTTTTCCTCAAAGATGCTGCGTCCCATCTATCCTTCGTTTCTTTCCTAAAATCTTTCCCAATCTCCTTTCAGCAATCTCCTTAGTTGTTTTCTATGTCTTCTGACATGACTGGTTAAGAAATGAGAAGTTACTCAATGCATCAGTTAGGGTTAAATAGCCTGTTTACAACTGAAACACATTAATCATTGCAGTAACTTTCCAATAGATAGCTTTTACATATTTGCTTAGTTAAATCAAGGTGGTGAACTTTTTTAGAGGTAGTGTATAAAAATGCAGATCAGAGGTAGAATTGTGAATTAAAAGCAGATGTTTATAACTGTAGTGCAATATAGGTGCAATATGTGTACTGCAAAGTCGAggtcgtgtgtgttgtgtagaggAGTCAAGAAAAATCCAGGTTCTGAGTATTGTCCTATTTTAAGCATGTGGGGATTATTGACTGCTCCAGAGAGAGTTTTGAGTGCTGGCTCTAATGAACTGACCTGAGATTTGAGTGTTATTATTGATTGGAGTctaaagtgtgccaagaaaacattgTCCACACCATGGCATCATCTACATTAATCAGACTTTTTACCATCTTTTTACCTCAGAAGAAATCAAGATTAATCAGACCAGGCTATAATTTTccagtctgttttgttttttgacagaagtggaacttgacctggtcttctgctgttgtagcccatgttttttctttattgcacaATTTTGTGTAAATTCTAGAGACTGTTGCGATTGAAAATCCTGAGACCAGCAGATATAGAAACACTCAAACCAGCCGatcatgtcatttttttctcattctgatggttaagatagatagatattgataaaagaaataaatataaataaaatgcatctcCTGTATATACTTTATTGCACTTAATTTTCCTGTATTAATTCCATCTTCAGGCAGCCCTTAGCATTTCATCTATTTACACCGAGTCTCAGAGTTTGTGTATCAATCTTAATGTCTACATTAGTGTGTTTTCTGAAAGCTTTGGGAATGTGGCATGATGCTTAAAATAAAGCTGcttaaattgtaaataattattttttgttttttctgataGGAAACTATGTGGTATTGAACCTGCTGTACCACAAGTAGAGCAAAATCCTGGAGCTGCTAAAGCAGCCTAATGAGAGACAAAGGCAGGAGCTACAaagatacagtacatgtcaAAAGGTTGAAGTTTTAAGGTTAGAGAAGATAAATATGTGAAAACtcaaggttttattatttatatcaaaaggaaaacatacacacatatacaggcagacctacagtatgtacagaCACAAATGTAAGTTGtagatttctttctcttttttgttcattataAATGTCATCTGCTTTTCTCGTGCTTTGTTGAAGGAATGTAAGCTTCAGATTTTTGAGTTTGGTGATTTAGAATTtgcactgaatttttttttctcagtttcaCATTTTGGTTGTTTTTCCATATGCATGCTAGAATTTCTTATACTGTGATATGTCTTATGGtttataaactttaataaagtttatatgagtttggttccaccatctctcaggctaTATGGAAGACATGCATCAAGACTCTTATTTGTTATTAAGCTTctaataaatactgtatgtttcttgGTCTCAAAAACTGAATGCAAAGCACATAacaaattcattttcttttagcctccaattaaaaacaaattcaagACATTTTTAAGAAAAGATGAATGATTTAAGCTGGTATGCACtaattgtgtattttctgttttctgtcctGGTACAGAATGTGACTCAGTTTATTTAAGCAAACATATAAAAGTAGGGTAAGATGTGTGCTTGATTTAACTATGGTTTTTTTCATGTTTGCCATTATGGGTGCTGTGTGTATTGATGCCACTATGACAGATAGAATATGTGTACCTTTGTGCACTGTTTATACATCCTGTACAGTTGGTGCGCAGCATTTATCAGATGTGTCCGTATCCAGAGTGGCTTTTCGATGAgtgaatgatttttatttcattttatgaaAATTGAGCAGTTGAGAAAACCTaagccttgcttaggggcccagctgTATCAGCtattggacctgggattcaaggTCACAACCTTCCGAATAGTAATCCAACAagttaaccactaggctactacatcccGTTTTCATCCTGTTGTTTATCtaccacatactgtagatatCAGATTTTCTGATCTTAGTTACCTTGCTttattgtacagtatgcatgtctgtgttgtgttctgacccTCCATCAGGATCCAGGATacactttcatatattttactaGTTTATAtcgaccaaacaaaatgttctgACCCTCTCACTGTCActcctcatcatcctcagcCCATTACCTCAGAGTGTTCC harbors:
- the zgc:174935 gene encoding repetitive organellar protein; its protein translation is MKNFAVVLGLMVASIMGLLGIIHSRTNLVQEMTKSNHLENVKIQVSTDLLKELQGNIAEATGRVDETKKQTEELTDKVKKTQEAADGKKAELNTCNNDLSQIKTEIGSLEAERSKTDTEFQKKKSDLNEQINKLKKEFEIQSKVCDYIQKTSVEGMKLCGIEPAVPQVEQNPGAAKAA
- the LOC113644894 gene encoding nucleoprotein TPR-like, with the protein product MKFTMRHLGVLLGSLVAFTLLLMVFVYSRSTLEFELTKTNYFKNVNNKVTSDVLKETKSNIDDTNKRLMQKRKRIQELTKEIKAFQEAADGKKAMLNTCNNDLSQIKAEIVSLEETRSKSDTEFQQKKSDLIEQINKLKTELEKRSNLCNYINKRSVEGMKLCGIVAFLQS